TTGCTTGTCTCCTTTTCTCGCCTTTATCTTTTTGTGCATTATCCCAGTGATGTTTTAGCCGGAATAATAATTGGTATCCTATGTGCTGTTTTAGCGAAATGGCTGATTAACAAATTCACTGACAAACCCTGGCTAATTAACATTTTAAAATAACGGCCAGCTCTGATACGCTATATCAGAGCTATTTTTTTTCTCAAATCGACAATTTCTTCTAGGCTAAGCTGACCTGGCGCTGTTTTTCCGGTTCCGGCTGTATAGGTTAACGACCCACCACATAATTCCGTCACAATTCGGGTTATCCCACCTAACTCACCCATAGCAATCGCAATGATTGTTTTTTCGGTTTGGTCATTATACTTTAGTGTTTCTTGCAACACACAACGAAGGTCCGCCGTTGTGTGCGGTGTCACTGCTAATTTCAGGACATCACCTCCGATGCTGTCCATGGCTGTATAAAGGGCCGTCATTTCCTTTGAATTTGGTGTTTTTTCAAAATTATGATGCGAGACAATCCATTTCGTGCAACTGTCTTTTAAAACTTGTTTAATGCGCTCTAAAAAGGTCGCTTCATTATTAAGTTCAACATCAACATAATCAACTACCTTGCTTTTAATCGCCGTTGTTATCGCCGCTTCGCGGATTTCATCACTCGTGAGACAAACGCCGCCTTCGCGGTGACTACGATAGGTATAGATAAGACCCTGATTGGGCATCCGCGCTTTTATTGCATTTAAAAGATTTATTTCTTCGTCGCTTTTAACTACCTCATCCGGCCTAAAATGATCCCGACGCCATTCTAAAAAATCACAGCCGTTGGCAACGCCAGCTTCAACATCCGCCAATAACTCATTTTGATTCCGACTGATTATCGGAATACATGAGGCAAATGTGTTTTTTTCAATCCGTTTAAAAACCTTGTCGTTCTTCATATATTTTTCCTTTCAAAGTCATGATTCAGCCGATATCACAACCAGCCAAACCTTTACTTATTTTTGATTCAAAAGTCCAATGTTTTTAATTTCAACCGATATTGTTCCATCCGGATTGTTTTTAAATTCAATGATATCATTTCTTTTGAGTTGCTCCATCGGAATGCTGATTTCAATACCAGTGTCGGTGATAAATTTCTGTTTACCATATATTTTCTTTTCAATATTTGCTGTAACTGGAATTTTTTTGTCAAAAACCCCTTTTTCTTCCAACGACTCTTTAAATTGCTCCTGAATGGTCATATCGCCATCAAAAACGGCCTTAGCGATGTTTTCAACATCAATCTCGCTTTCGGTTTCATAATCCTCTGCCAGCACGGTTTTGGCGGCATTCAATTTTTCATAATCCCCGCCATATTCTCTGCCAATTACTTCTCTAACGGTTTTATCAATAATATCAAATGCTGCTTTCTCGGAAATTGCCGGCTCGCAAAATATTAATTGATTGGAAACATAATAATCTTTCTCATTGTTAATCGGAAACTTTTTCTCTTTAAGCAAAACTGCTGCTGTTGCTAAATTAATCAAAATAAACTCATCCAACTTTTGACTTTCGGTTGGTAAAACACAGGGTTGAACCAGAATATCATTGGTCAAGCCATTTTCGGTATTCACGTAATGAATATACCCTTGTTTATAGTTAAACTTCAAAATTCCCAAATATGTTTCATGATCAACGTTGAAATCAACAAAAACCAGATCCGCTGAGGGGATCTCAATATTCTCCAACATAAAATCAAAAAAGAGTTGCGCTATTTCAGAACTGACCCGAACCAAATCATGGGGATTATTTTGATAATCTTGTATCTTTTCCCTAAATGGGCTGCCAGCTCGAAAAATAGTTCTTTTTATTTCGGGATCTTTTAATGACCGTTCGACATGTTTTTCAACATATTCCTTGACCAACACCGTCATCTTTAATAACTGGTCGGACAAAACTGGTATTGTCGCATTGGTATCCAAGACATGTAAAATAGCTTTATTAATGCTAATTTCTAATTTCATTTTATTTTCCTATTCTAAGTGTTTATTTATATGCTTTCACGTAAATAAAAAACAGCCACGAATGACTGTTTAAACACGTTTATGGTACGCCCTGAAGGACTCGCCTCCCCACCTGACGGATTACGAACTCCCATTTAGGCCGTTTCACCAGCTTTCAGATATCGCAATGCCGTCTTCTTTTTGATCCGGTTTATCGCTGGTTACATACCGATTTCCTTGCTTTTTATTTTCGCTAAACAGTTTTATGATTATATCACCGAAGCTATTTATTGTAAATAAAAAAACAGATGTTTCCTTCTTAACTAACCTTAATCCTAATTTATCCATTTCTTCTATACCGGTCAGTTTAATTTGAATACCTTCGAGCCGATACCCTAGACCTTCTGTTCCAGACATCGCTCCATGTAGTGGCCGCTGACCAAAAAATCATCTTTACAGGTCAAATAACCAGAAACACAAGCTTTATAGTAGAAAACGACGTAATTTATTCCAATCAGTATAACGCTTTATAAAAAACAAATAAGCTCTTTTCCAAACGCTCGACTTTACGACTTACAAGGCGTATAATGCAATTAAAATAAAGGTGAAGGAAAACTCCAAATAAACCAGAAAGATCGCGAAATGAAAACAGAAACGTTTAAAATCTTTTATACCAACGGAACGGAAGGCACAATCACAATCGAAAGTAAAAACATAACAGGCCAAAGAGGATTGTTTAATATAACTGAAATGACACGAAAAGGAAAAATTATTTATAAAAACATAAGAGGAAAATATAGGAGTGGAAACAATGATGTTATCGAGCTATTCGACGTTGAACAACTCCCGTTGATAAATGAGGTTGACGAGGAAACGCATTTTAGAAACCCAACGCTAAACATAAATGGAAATAAACGTTTGATCGACTTTATGCATTACCTTAATGAAACGGTATAGCTATCGATACATGTAAGTTATTACAATTATCCATGAGGAAAAAAATTTATATTAAAGCGCAATTAAATAACCAAGAGCCGGCAACCCAAATGGCAACTGGTGATTTCCAACAAAAATGGGATAAAAAAAAATTATAAAAACTATTTCTTACCGCTTGAGTTACGGTTCGGGTGTTGATAAAAAAAATACCAACAAATAACACAATTTAAAACACCCTGAAAGGTGAAAGCAATTATGGAAAATAAAATAAAACAACTCCGAATTACATCAGGGTTGACTCAGCGCGAATTATCTGAACGGGCCGGCATTAATATTCGTCAAATTCAAAAATACGAGGTCGGAGATCCTGAAATTGGAAAAGTTAGCCTCAAGATCTCTGTGGCGCTTGCTGATGCGCTTGGCGTTAAAGATTTGCGCGAACTGCTAAACAAATCAGATAATGTCTAAATAAAAAAACTTCAACTAAAAAGTGGCCAAAAGATCAACCATCTGGAAAAATTCTGGGCAAACCCTAAAATAAGCAAAATAAAAAACAGCCACGAATGACTGTTTGATCCCGTTTATGGTACGCCCAGAGGGGCTCGAACCCCCAACCTACTGGTTCGAAGCCAGGCACTCTATCCAATTGAGCTATGGGCGCACATAAGTTGTTTAAAAAAGATTTACGTGAAAACATCTCACAAATATCTGATTTATTAAATTTTGGAGCGGAAGACGAGATTTGAACTCGCGACCCTCGCCTTGGCAAGGCGATGCTCTACCACTGAGCCACTTCCGCTTGTATGTGGTGCGGATGAAGGGACTTGAACCCATACATCATAAGATACTAGATCCTAAGTCTAGCGCGTCTGCCAATTCCGCCACATCCGCAAGGCGTTGTTACTTTCTGTAACGTGCCTGATTATAATAACAAAATGTATGGGTTTTGTCAACCGCTTTAACTGTTTTTTTTCATTTTTTTAGATATTATGCTAAATAATTTCATAATGTAACGCTTCGCTCTACAAATTGGTAGTCAATCTCATTACATCATCCCATAACAAACAACTATTTAGTAGAGTTTACTATTTTTGAACTGCTGCAATAATCTAAAAATTCAATATCCATTCAAAGCCAATAATATGTAAAAAGAGCATAAAATTGCGATTCGCAACTTTACACTCAACGCCTAGAAGGCTTTCTGATCGCACTTTGGAGCGGAAGACGAGATTCGAACTCGCGACCCCCGGCTTGGGAAGCCAGTGCTCTACCACTGAGCCACTTCCGCAACGCTATAATTATAACAATTATTTCATTTCAATGCAAGCATTTATTTCTCAGAAATACAGATATTCCTGATCTTAAATTGCCCCTTCGCTCTGGCATCAATTCACTTTTGTAGATATAACATCTCTTGGTTTTTCAGCATCTACTTTTTTATCCCAAGGTAAAACATCGCCATCTTCTTTTAGATATTCTAATACTTCCCAAATTCCCTCGCCAGTATAAGAACTAACCCTAAAAACTGTCTCACAACCGGCTAATTCAAGCCAGCTTACCGCTTGCTCAACATTTGCATCCTGAGCATCAATTTGCGTTACAATCCCAATACACGGTCGATTGGCAACCGGGGTTACGCATGGTGGATAAAGCGAATATGGTTCCGTTGCATTAATTAATAAGGCTACAATGTCAGCTTCATACGAATATAATGCCAATGCGCGGGCTAATACTTTCGTTTCTGCATATTCGCCAGGTGTATCAATAACGACGTCATAATGATTCACATATTGAGTTTTCTCATAACGTATTTCTTTTCCTTTTAATGCCTGTCTTAATGTCGTTTTACCGCATTCACTGCGGCCTACTAAAATCATTTTTTTCATATTATACCTTCACTCTCAGGTTGACGTAATCTCACAAATTGTAAACTTTAAGGTATTTTGTAAATAGGCCAATATCGTTTTGATCGCCGAATCTACTTCAGAAATTCGCCCGGTAAACATCAACGTGCCACTAAAGCGGTCAATAAAACCCAAATCAATCACAGCCGTTTTGACAGCCAAATCGCCCGCTATAACCGATATTTCTGAAGGTGTCATACTGAGGATACCAATCGCGGCTTTTTGATAATCAACACTGGGATTCAAGCCTAATTTCTTATAAACAATCGCATCGGGACTTGCAATAATATGCGCTAACGTGACCTGCTTCCCTGGTACAGTTTCTTGAATAATTCGCAATTTTCCCTCATTCGTATTTAATACATTTTCCACTTAAACATCTCCTTTTTTTTGCGTCTTAATCGTTATTATTGTCATTTAATGTTCTGTCTCAATTATATCATTTCGAAAAAATTTTTAAATGCCCGTCGACAAGTTTCGCCAGTATTTTTTCTGTCATTTGCTGGAATATTTCAGCATACTACAAAGTATAGCTATTTTCTGCATTAAAAAACCGCATCGCTGCGGTTAAGATTTCGATTGGTGACCCATGGGCGACTTGAACGCCCGACACCCTGATTAAAAGTCAGATGCTCTACCAACTGAGCTAATGGGTCATGATAATTATTTAGTTTTGTTTGTCTTCATCGGTTTGTGTAATCCACTAGTTTGCCTGACTAAGCGATTCACGCAAAAATGTTCACTCATTTCATTCGTGCATTTTTGGTTCTCTGCTTATACCAACTGAGCTAATGGGTCATAAAAATATTAAATCCAAAAAAGTATTGGTGGGAGAAGATGGATTCGAACCATCGTAGACGTTGTCAACGGATTTACAGTCCGCCCCCTTTAGCCACTCGGGCATTCTCCCGGACAATTTTTTGACAAAAAAAATGGAGCTGATGAACGGACTTGAACCGTTAACCTGCTGATTACAAATCAGCTGCTCTGCCAATTGAGCCACATCAGCTTAAAGATAAAGTATTAAAATGTTAATTGGATCGTATTTTAATCGAAAACTCTTTTCATCCTGATTGGATGAGTTTTCAATCAAAATGCGTAAGTCTTATCACTGTCGTCTCGCTCACGCTCAACTTCCGACCAATTTCTTTCAGAAACTGGGATAAAACTTATGGCGACCTGGAAGAGACTCGAACTCTCGACCTCCAGCGTGACAGGCTGGCATTCTAACCAACTGAACTACCAGGCCGCATTAAATTAAATCTGGTGACCCCTAGGAGACTCGAACTCCTGTTACCGCCGTGAAAGGGCGGTGTCTTAACCGCTTGACCAAGGGGCCGTAATAAATGCGGATATGAATCATGTTTGGTTCACACCCGCTTGATGTCTTAATGGCTCCCCAGGCTGGATTTGAACCAGCAACCTATCGGTTAACAGCCGAGTGCTCCACCGTTGAGCTACTGAGGATTATTTATAAAATCCCGCAACGTCCTATCCTCCCAGGCAGTTACCCACCAAGTACTTTCGGCGCTGGAAGACTTTACTTCTGTGTTCGGTATGGGAACAGGTGTGGCCCTTCCGCCATCGTCGCGGGATCATTTAGCTTTGTTTTGTTAAAAAACAAATAGGTTCAAAGGAGCGTTAGCGGTTGAACCGACTAAATGGCCCATCAATTGTTGTAAAAATCATCCAATTCTTCTTAAAAGATTTTTACAGCAATTGATGATCCTTATCCTACTTGCTCTATATTCAATTGTCTTTGTAATGATTGCTTTTAAGTGGATGATATTTTTCAATCATTCTTTTCTTATTCCTTACGGATAAGAATGCTTAAAAAATGCCGATCATTTGTCACCTTTCGCGCGCTAACGCTCAAAGCTCAATGCGATTTTTTATCAAAAATCGGACAAATCGATCACTCGAAACAGCATAGTGTATAAAATCTTGGATCAAGACCTCGGTCGATTAGTACTGGTCAGCTCCATATGTTGCCATACTTCCACATCCAGCCTATCTACCTGATCGTCTATCAGGGACCTTAACCATTTCTGGTGAGATATCTTATCTTGAAGGGGGCTTCGTGCTTAGATGCCTTCAGCACTTATCCTTTCCAAACTTAGCTACCCAGCTATGCTCCTGGCGGAACAACTGGTGCACCAGTGGTTTGTCCATTCCGGTCCTCTCGTACTAGGAATAGCTCTTCTCAAATATCTGACGCCCACGACGGATAGGGACCGAACTGTCTCACGACGTTCTGAACCCAGCTCGCGTGCCTCTTTAATGGGCGAACAGCCCAACCCTTGGGACCTGCTTCAGCCCCAGGATGAGACGAGCCGACATCGAGGTGCCAAACCTCCCCGTCGATGTGGACTCTTGGGGGAGATAAGCCTGTTATCCCCGAGGTAGCTTTTATCCGTTGAGCGATGGCCCTTCCACTCGGAACCACCGGATCACTAAGCCCGACTTTCGTCTCTGCTCGAGATGTCTCTCTCGCAGTCAATCACCTTTTTGCCTTTGCACTCTGAGAGATGGTTTCCAACCATCCTGAAGGTAACTTTGGGCGCCTCCGATACTTTTTAGGAGGCGACCGCCCCAGTCAAACTGCCCGTCTGACACTGTCCGATGACCGGATTACGGCCACTCGTTAGAATTCCAATAGTACAAGGGTGGTATCCCAAGGGTGGCTCCTTCGAAACTGGCGTCCCAAATTCTCTGCCTCCCACCTATCCTGTACGTCTACTATCAAAACTCAATGCCAGATTGCAGTAAAGCTCTACGGGGTCTTTCCGTCCTGTCGCGGGTAACTCGCATCTTCACGAGTACTACAATTTCACCGGGTGTGTTGTCGAGACAGCGCTCAAATCGTTACGCCTTTCGTGCGGGTCAGAACTTACCTGACAAGGAATTTCGCTACCTTAGGACCGTTATAGTTACGGCCGCCGTTTACTGGGGCTTAAATTCGCACCTTCGCTTGCGCTTAGCACTCCTCTTAACCTTCCAGCACCGGGCAGGCGTCAGCCCCTATACATCATCTTTCGATTTAGCAGAGACCTATGTTTTTGCTAAACAGTCGCTTGAGCCTCTTCTCTGCGGCCCCCCGAAGGGGGCACTCCTTCTCCCGAAGTTACGGAGTCATTTTGCCGAGTTCCTTAACAACACTTCTCCCGCTCATCTTAGGATTCTCTCCTCGCCTACCTGTGTCGGTTTACGGTACGGGCACCCTCTCTCTCAATAGAAGCTTTTCTTGACAGCGTGAAATCAGCGACTTCCCTACTTATTTTTCGTTCCCCATCACGCCTTGACCTTAAAGCAAAGGGGATTTGCCTCCCTTGCAAGTCTTGACGCTTGGCCCGGCTTTTCCAACCGCCGGGTTCGCTTATCCTTCTGTGTCACTCCATCTCTCAAACAATTAAAGGTGGTAC
This is a stretch of genomic DNA from Acetobacterium woodii DSM 1030. It encodes these proteins:
- the aroD gene encoding type I 3-dehydroquinate dehydratase; the encoded protein is MKNDKVFKRIEKNTFASCIPIISRNQNELLADVEAGVANGCDFLEWRRDHFRPDEVVKSDEEINLLNAIKARMPNQGLIYTYRSHREGGVCLTSDEIREAAITTAIKSKVVDYVDVELNNEATFLERIKQVLKDSCTKWIVSHHNFEKTPNSKEMTALYTAMDSIGGDVLKLAVTPHTTADLRCVLQETLKYNDQTEKTIIAIAMGELGGITRIVTELCGGSLTYTAGTGKTAPGQLSLEEIVDLRKKIALI
- a CDS encoding BMC domain-containing protein, translated to MENVLNTNEGKLRIIQETVPGKQVTLAHIIASPDAIVYKKLGLNPSVDYQKAAIGILSMTPSEISVIAGDLAVKTAVIDLGFIDRFSGTLMFTGRISEVDSAIKTILAYLQNTLKFTICEITST
- a CDS encoding helix-turn-helix domain-containing protein; this translates as MENKIKQLRITSGLTQRELSERAGINIRQIQKYEVGDPEIGKVSLKISVALADALGVKDLRELLNKSDNV
- a CDS encoding EutP/PduV family microcompartment system protein yields the protein MKKMILVGRSECGKTTLRQALKGKEIRYEKTQYVNHYDVVIDTPGEYAETKVLARALALYSYEADIVALLINATEPYSLYPPCVTPVANRPCIGIVTQIDAQDANVEQAVSWLELAGCETVFRVSSYTGEGIWEVLEYLKEDGDVLPWDKKVDAEKPRDVISTKVN
- a CDS encoding nucleoid-associated protein, which produces MKLEISINKAILHVLDTNATIPVLSDQLLKMTVLVKEYVEKHVERSLKDPEIKRTIFRAGSPFREKIQDYQNNPHDLVRVSSEIAQLFFDFMLENIEIPSADLVFVDFNVDHETYLGILKFNYKQGYIHYVNTENGLTNDILVQPCVLPTESQKLDEFILINLATAAVLLKEKKFPINNEKDYYVSNQLIFCEPAISEKAAFDIIDKTVREVIGREYGGDYEKLNAAKTVLAEDYETESEIDVENIAKAVFDGDMTIQEQFKESLEEKGVFDKKIPVTANIEKKIYGKQKFITDTGIEISIPMEQLKRNDIIEFKNNPDGTISVEIKNIGLLNQK